Proteins encoded together in one Planctomyces sp. SH-PL14 window:
- a CDS encoding NADH-quinone oxidoreductase subunit C, protein MLNLQPLLDQFQATTSQFRDNVRVVVAADKAHALLTTLKEQHGFDMLVDITAVDYLEYEGATDRFGVVYCVLSTETGERLVVKTHVNEPNPTLPTATNLWRGADWMEREVFDMFGITFAGHPDLRRILMPEEFTSYPLRKDYPLKGRGERHNFPVITRSES, encoded by the coding sequence ATGTTGAACCTCCAGCCGCTCCTCGATCAGTTTCAGGCCACCACGAGCCAGTTCCGTGACAACGTGCGGGTTGTCGTCGCGGCCGACAAGGCTCACGCGCTCCTGACCACGCTCAAGGAGCAGCACGGCTTCGACATGCTCGTCGACATCACCGCCGTCGACTACCTGGAGTACGAAGGGGCGACGGACCGCTTCGGCGTCGTCTACTGCGTCCTGAGCACAGAGACCGGCGAGCGGCTCGTTGTGAAGACGCACGTCAACGAGCCGAACCCGACGCTCCCAACCGCCACGAACCTGTGGCGCGGGGCCGACTGGATGGAGCGGGAAGTGTTCGACATGTTCGGCATCACCTTTGCCGGCCACCCGGACCTCCGCCGGATCCTGATGCCCGAAGAATTCACGTCCTACCCGCTCCGCAAGGACTACCCGCTCAAGGGCCGCGGCGA
- a CDS encoding NADH-quinone oxidoreductase subunit B — MVDSTTNSRSGLPDNVFLTTIDAAANWARSNSLWPMPFATACCGIELMATASSRFDLARFGAEVMRFSPRQCDLMIVAGRVAMKMLPVLQRIWLQMPEPKWCISMGACACTGGVFDTYAVVQGVDRFIPVDLYIPGCPPRPEQLIAALIEMQSKIMNTGTFDGREFAHRTQATGPVPLDLDEIRRAKEAALVEGLEIFQPPKLG; from the coding sequence ATGGTCGACAGCACCACCAACTCCCGTTCCGGCCTGCCCGACAACGTCTTCCTGACGACCATCGACGCCGCCGCCAACTGGGCCCGCTCGAACAGCCTGTGGCCGATGCCCTTCGCCACCGCCTGCTGCGGCATCGAACTGATGGCGACCGCCTCCAGCCGGTTCGACCTCGCCCGCTTCGGCGCCGAGGTGATGCGGTTCTCCCCTCGCCAGTGCGACCTCATGATCGTCGCCGGCCGGGTCGCGATGAAGATGCTCCCGGTTCTCCAGCGGATCTGGCTCCAGATGCCCGAACCGAAGTGGTGTATCTCGATGGGCGCCTGTGCCTGCACCGGCGGGGTGTTCGACACCTACGCCGTCGTTCAGGGTGTGGACCGCTTCATCCCGGTCGACCTCTACATCCCCGGCTGCCCGCCGCGTCCGGAACAGCTCATCGCCGCTCTGATCGAGATGCAGAGCAAGATCATGAACACCGGCACGTTCGACGGCCGCGAGTTCGCCCACCGCACGCAGGCCACCGGCCCCGTGCCGCTCGACCTCGACGAAATCCGCCGCGCCAAGGAAGCGGCCCTGGTCGAAGGGCTCGAAATCTTCCAGCCGCCGAAGCTCGGCTAG
- a CDS encoding NADH-quinone oxidoreductase subunit A yields MSIPPILVYIGVLIGFVLTNLILTHIIGPTKHTPVKDMPYESGMDPIGDARQPFDVKFYLVAILFLVFDVELLFLYPWAVSAYTGEGGIPIELRGTVFGIMLVFMATLVIAYVYAWRKGVFKWR; encoded by the coding sequence ATGTCGATTCCCCCGATTCTCGTCTACATCGGCGTCCTGATCGGATTCGTGCTGACGAACCTGATCCTGACCCACATCATCGGTCCGACGAAGCACACGCCCGTCAAGGACATGCCGTACGAGTCCGGAATGGACCCGATCGGCGACGCCCGCCAGCCGTTCGACGTCAAGTTCTATCTCGTCGCGATCCTGTTCCTCGTGTTCGACGTGGAACTCCTGTTCCTCTACCCCTGGGCGGTGAGCGCATACACCGGCGAAGGGGGAATCCCGATCGAGCTCCGCGGCACCGTCTTCGGCATCATGCTCGTCTTCATGGCCACGCTCGTCATTGCCTACGTTTATGCGTGGCGCAAGGGTGTGTTCAAGTGGCGGTAA
- the cysE gene encoding serine O-acetyltransferase: protein MSTSLKFAIVNPAENDDVWQSIRAEVAEEVARTPMLASFLHATVLKHNRLEDALSFHLANKLAAPSLQEMSIREMFDEAFAEPRIGEAIRADLRAVRERDPAAREFSVPFLYFKGFLALQAYRVAHHLWMTNARSMAVYMQSRISEVFAVDIHPAARIGSGILLDHGTSIVIGETAVVGDDVSILHEVTLGGTGKSCGDRHPKVHCGVLIGAGAKVLGNIVIGEGAKIGAGSVVLDPVAPHTTVAGVPARVVGRPEVARPALEMNQCFQHEFYDGDGI from the coding sequence ATGTCCACCTCGCTCAAATTCGCGATCGTCAACCCCGCCGAAAACGACGACGTCTGGCAATCCATCCGCGCCGAAGTCGCCGAGGAAGTCGCCCGCACACCCATGCTGGCCAGCTTCCTCCACGCCACCGTCCTCAAACACAACCGCCTCGAAGACGCTCTCAGCTTCCACCTCGCCAACAAACTCGCCGCCCCCAGCCTCCAGGAAATGTCCATCCGGGAGATGTTCGACGAAGCCTTCGCCGAACCCCGCATCGGTGAAGCGATCCGCGCCGACCTCCGCGCCGTCCGCGAACGGGACCCCGCAGCCCGCGAGTTTTCGGTCCCTTTCCTGTATTTCAAGGGCTTTCTCGCCCTCCAGGCCTACCGCGTCGCCCACCACCTCTGGATGACCAACGCCCGCTCGATGGCGGTCTACATGCAGAGCCGGATCTCCGAAGTCTTCGCCGTCGACATCCACCCCGCGGCCCGCATCGGCTCGGGAATCCTCCTCGACCACGGAACCAGCATCGTCATCGGTGAAACGGCCGTCGTCGGAGACGACGTCTCGATCCTTCACGAAGTCACCCTCGGCGGAACGGGCAAGTCCTGCGGCGACCGCCATCCCAAAGTGCATTGCGGCGTCCTGATCGGCGCCGGAGCCAAGGTCCTGGGAAACATCGTGATCGGCGAAGGAGCCAAGATCGGCGCCGGAAGTGTCGTCCTCGATCCGGTCGCCCCGCACACGACCGTCGCCGGGGTCCCGGCCCGCGTCGTCGGCCGCCCCGAAGTCGCCCGCCCTGCCCTGGAAATGAACCAGTGCTTCCAGCACGAGTTCTACGACGGCGATGGAATTTGA
- a CDS encoding peptidoglycan D,D-transpeptidase FtsI family protein: MRDAPRPTFTADPHPERWSVDAAPTARLALLFLAFLTLFSLIAARIVWIQGGARDRFLAVWDRPVESLEPIPARDGRILSADGQVLAYDAPRFDLLIHYRWLEEPANDAWLTATARERLAPSDRRKKAKLAAAREEVLRERVRLWQGLVDVTGRPAEELASSRQAIQTRVERMLRAVEARRGGAPTEPASAPLAEAPARPGLPGLWDRVVKELTTPPQRDRRDPLVIQEQLNDHILVRNVPLPVVAAVESQGARFPGVKTHVATDRVYPHGDLAAHVLGLRQEIRPEDLAVRQERYPGGDPLDYRAGDRIGQGGIERTYEAVLRGQRGVRRITRNRRGETLSSVIVREPRDGHDVTLTFDLAVQLRAEQLLDGALSAGSNRVPESLPEEVNEVSSPTGGCVVAVDIRTGALLAAATAPRVDQQLLLHPDRDSWKQIAKDPRRPLFARLTQAAVPPGSVFKVVSAVAGLQEGAIQPDEPFLCRGFLNEPDRDRCAVYRHTGRGHGETTLGDALCWSCNVYFFDMATRLGPGPLEDWAYRFGFGVRTGIDLPGERVGAVPNPRGGGGKWYPGTTRQLAVGQASLTVTPLQVARMMAAVANGGTLVPLHLRQAPGDESPSAGGQGTMELVEFASGPERAAQPIEGLIPGTLERIREALRLVVEDPQGTGRSAHLGRVAIAGKTGTAEAGGGKQDHAWFAGYAPAEEPRVAFVVFLEHGGSGGKAAGPLVRELVRTLDDAGLLRGER; the protein is encoded by the coding sequence ATGCGAGACGCTCCCCGACCCACGTTCACCGCCGACCCGCACCCCGAGCGGTGGTCGGTCGACGCTGCGCCCACCGCCCGCCTCGCACTCCTCTTCCTCGCCTTCCTCACGCTCTTCTCCCTCATCGCGGCCCGCATCGTCTGGATCCAGGGAGGAGCCCGCGACCGCTTCCTCGCTGTCTGGGACCGCCCCGTCGAGTCGCTCGAACCCATCCCCGCCCGCGACGGCCGGATCCTCTCGGCCGACGGCCAAGTCCTCGCCTACGACGCCCCACGGTTTGACCTCCTGATCCACTATCGCTGGCTCGAAGAACCGGCCAACGACGCCTGGCTTACAGCCACAGCCCGTGAACGCCTCGCCCCCTCGGACCGCCGCAAGAAAGCGAAGCTCGCCGCCGCCCGCGAAGAAGTCCTCCGTGAGCGGGTCCGCCTCTGGCAAGGACTCGTCGATGTCACCGGCCGCCCCGCCGAAGAGCTTGCGAGTTCCCGCCAGGCGATCCAGACCCGCGTGGAGCGAATGCTCCGCGCCGTCGAAGCCCGCCGCGGCGGAGCACCGACCGAGCCGGCCTCGGCTCCCCTCGCCGAAGCCCCGGCCCGACCCGGCCTGCCGGGCCTGTGGGACCGAGTCGTCAAGGAGCTGACCACCCCGCCGCAGCGCGATCGCCGCGACCCGCTCGTCATCCAGGAGCAGCTCAACGATCACATCCTCGTCCGAAACGTCCCGCTCCCGGTCGTCGCAGCGGTCGAGTCCCAGGGGGCACGGTTCCCCGGCGTGAAGACACACGTCGCGACCGACCGGGTCTATCCTCACGGCGACCTGGCGGCCCACGTTCTCGGCCTGCGTCAGGAGATCCGGCCGGAGGACCTGGCCGTCCGCCAGGAGCGGTATCCCGGCGGCGACCCGCTCGACTATCGCGCCGGTGACCGGATCGGGCAGGGAGGGATCGAGCGGACCTACGAGGCGGTCCTCCGCGGCCAGCGCGGCGTGCGGCGGATCACACGAAACCGGCGCGGCGAGACGCTGTCGTCGGTCATCGTCCGCGAACCGCGAGATGGGCACGATGTCACACTGACCTTCGACCTGGCGGTTCAGCTTCGCGCGGAGCAGCTCCTCGATGGTGCCCTGTCGGCCGGGTCGAACCGCGTTCCCGAATCGCTCCCCGAGGAAGTGAACGAGGTCTCGTCTCCAACCGGCGGCTGTGTCGTCGCGGTCGATATCCGGACGGGGGCGCTTCTGGCCGCGGCGACCGCACCCCGCGTCGATCAGCAACTGCTTCTCCATCCGGACCGCGACTCGTGGAAACAGATCGCAAAGGATCCGCGGCGGCCTCTCTTCGCGCGACTGACGCAGGCCGCCGTGCCGCCGGGATCGGTGTTCAAGGTGGTCTCCGCCGTGGCCGGACTGCAGGAAGGGGCGATCCAGCCGGACGAGCCCTTCCTCTGCCGCGGGTTTCTGAACGAGCCCGACCGCGACCGCTGTGCCGTCTATCGCCACACCGGCCGCGGGCATGGCGAGACGACGCTGGGCGACGCCCTGTGCTGGTCGTGCAACGTCTACTTCTTCGACATGGCGACGCGGCTCGGTCCCGGTCCGCTGGAGGACTGGGCGTATCGTTTCGGTTTCGGCGTCCGGACGGGGATCGACCTGCCGGGCGAACGGGTCGGGGCGGTTCCCAATCCGCGCGGCGGCGGCGGAAAGTGGTACCCGGGGACGACACGGCAGCTCGCCGTCGGGCAGGCTTCGCTCACGGTCACGCCGCTGCAGGTCGCCCGGATGATGGCGGCCGTCGCCAACGGAGGGACGCTGGTGCCGCTGCATTTGCGTCAGGCACCGGGGGATGAGTCGCCGTCCGCCGGAGGGCAGGGAACGATGGAACTGGTTGAGTTCGCCTCCGGACCGGAGCGTGCCGCTCAGCCGATCGAAGGGCTCATTCCTGGAACGCTGGAGCGGATTCGCGAGGCGCTGCGTCTGGTTGTCGAGGACCCGCAGGGGACGGGGCGGAGCGCCCATCTCGGCCGGGTCGCCATCGCAGGGAAGACTGGGACGGCCGAGGCGGGCGGCGGGAAGCAGGATCATGCGTGGTTCGCCGGATATGCCCCGGCCGAGGAGCCGCGGGTGGCATTCGTCGTGTTTCTGGAACATGGCGGCTCGGGGGGGAAGGCCGCGGGGCCCCTGGTGCGGGAGCTCGTCCGGACGCTGGATGACGCCGGGCTGCTCCGCGGCGAGCGGTAA
- the bfr gene encoding bacterioferritin, with the protein MQGSQKVIDALNAGLTIELTAINQYFVQSKMCKNWGLNRLAAHHYEESIDEMKHADMLIDRILFLEGVPEIARYDVIRVGSDVKEQLENALALEKNASVTYNQGVVIATAEKDAASKMIMEQIIKESEDSIDWLEAQLDLIAKMGIGNYMVTQVGEDKAGGH; encoded by the coding sequence ATGCAAGGCAGCCAGAAAGTCATCGACGCCCTCAACGCCGGGCTGACCATCGAACTGACGGCGATCAACCAGTACTTCGTGCAGAGCAAGATGTGCAAGAACTGGGGCCTGAACCGCCTGGCCGCCCACCACTACGAAGAATCGATCGATGAGATGAAGCATGCCGACATGCTCATCGACCGGATTCTGTTCCTGGAAGGGGTTCCCGAGATCGCGCGCTACGACGTGATCCGCGTCGGTTCGGACGTTAAGGAGCAGCTCGAGAACGCCCTGGCGCTCGAGAAGAATGCCAGCGTGACGTACAACCAGGGGGTCGTGATCGCGACCGCCGAAAAGGACGCCGCCAGCAAGATGATCATGGAGCAGATCATCAAGGAGAGCGAAGACAGCATCGACTGGCTCGAGGCTCAGCTCGACCTGATCGCCAAGATGGGGATCGGCAACTACATGGTCACGCAGGTCGGCGAAGACAAGGCCGGCGGCCACTGA
- a CDS encoding patatin-like phospholipase family protein, which produces MDRVRSVINLLRQCAFALALAGCASVARDYPPPPFPLPSDSQPEESLGETDDPSEGLVQLTSGGGSLSGTQEAPRHILVLSGGGVNGAFTAGVLAGWSESGTRPQFDIVTGISTGALVAPFAFLGREYDGTLQRVYTSKEATQVYSPRPLLFWSDALASSEPLRKRIENEITDELLRHIAVEHRRGRRLFAGTTSLDSQELVVWDLGAIAAGDDPNRTRLFRDVLLASCSVPGLLPPVPINIQVEGKPYTELHVDGSVSTSMLLLPQMLGIDRQDVAASLDAANSHVYVIVAGKAIPDRMPVERELLQITGASLQGVLKSLQTHELNRIQLLTQFTGATFHLAAIPPHILLSTSSLKFDIETMQRLYRTGREIGSSSDAWLAKPPGVAPGEGSAPRTGSRIVVRPSRSQSDAFTFDPEVELKRTVPRSSTSAVRGIH; this is translated from the coding sequence ATGGACCGCGTTCGTTCCGTCATCAACCTCCTCCGCCAGTGCGCATTCGCTCTGGCGCTGGCGGGATGCGCGAGCGTCGCCCGGGACTACCCTCCGCCCCCCTTCCCTCTCCCGTCCGATAGCCAGCCCGAGGAGTCGCTCGGCGAGACCGACGATCCGTCGGAAGGGCTCGTCCAACTGACGAGCGGCGGCGGCAGCCTCAGCGGCACCCAGGAAGCCCCCCGGCACATCCTCGTCCTCTCCGGAGGAGGCGTGAACGGAGCCTTCACCGCGGGCGTCCTCGCCGGATGGTCGGAATCGGGAACGCGGCCGCAGTTCGACATCGTGACCGGCATCAGTACCGGCGCCCTCGTGGCCCCCTTTGCCTTCCTCGGGCGGGAGTACGACGGGACGCTGCAGCGCGTCTACACCTCCAAGGAGGCGACGCAGGTCTACAGCCCGCGACCGCTGCTGTTCTGGTCGGACGCGCTGGCCAGTTCGGAACCGCTCCGGAAGCGGATCGAGAACGAGATCACCGACGAACTCCTCCGGCACATCGCGGTCGAGCATCGCCGCGGACGGAGACTGTTTGCGGGAACGACCAGCCTCGACTCCCAGGAGCTGGTGGTGTGGGACCTGGGGGCGATCGCCGCGGGGGACGATCCGAACCGGACACGTCTTTTCCGCGACGTTCTGCTCGCCTCCTGCTCCGTCCCCGGGCTTCTTCCTCCGGTCCCGATCAACATCCAGGTCGAAGGGAAGCCGTACACGGAGCTCCACGTGGATGGCAGCGTCAGCACGTCGATGCTGCTGCTCCCGCAGATGCTCGGCATCGACCGGCAGGATGTCGCGGCATCGCTGGATGCGGCGAACTCGCACGTCTACGTGATCGTGGCCGGTAAGGCGATTCCTGACCGGATGCCGGTGGAGCGGGAGCTTCTCCAGATCACAGGCGCGTCGCTGCAGGGGGTCCTCAAGTCGCTCCAGACGCATGAGCTCAACCGGATCCAGCTCCTGACGCAGTTCACGGGAGCGACGTTCCACCTGGCGGCCATCCCGCCGCACATCCTGCTCAGTACCAGCTCGCTGAAGTTCGATATCGAGACGATGCAGCGGCTGTACCGGACCGGCCGGGAGATCGGATCGAGTTCCGACGCGTGGCTGGCCAAGCCGCCCGGGGTCGCCCCGGGGGAAGGCTCCGCCCCGCGGACGGGGTCGCGGATCGTCGTCCGGCCGTCGCGGTCGCAGAGCGACGCGTTCACTTTTGATCCCGAGGTCGAGCTCAAACGAACCGTGCCGCGGTCGTCGACTTCCGCGGTTCGGGGCATCCACTGA
- a CDS encoding class I SAM-dependent methyltransferase: MTPDPRLIDVFDSAGEPYRKAFSTFLAHTDQKANAMVWLEREIEALPRRGTFIDAGAGNGKLTQILQERFTKTIAIEPNSSLRADLIAACPDATALGEIISRAEPPAPGDFVLCSHVFYYIDRTEWAATLRRLASWVAPGGVLAIALQHHGTDCMRMLHHFTGLRFDLSSVAESFAGEFADEFDVRHDLVEAHITTDSLEPAYEIAVFMLNLIPLPSPPARDDVREYVARHFAQPDGQYRFSCHQQFVRVQRRGTAH, encoded by the coding sequence ATGACACCTGATCCACGCCTCATTGACGTGTTCGATTCAGCCGGAGAACCGTACCGGAAGGCGTTCAGCACGTTCCTCGCCCACACCGACCAGAAGGCCAACGCGATGGTCTGGCTGGAGCGGGAGATCGAGGCCCTCCCCCGTCGCGGCACGTTCATCGACGCCGGAGCGGGGAACGGAAAGCTCACCCAGATCCTGCAGGAGCGATTCACGAAGACGATCGCGATCGAGCCGAACTCGTCGCTGCGGGCGGACCTCATCGCCGCCTGTCCGGACGCGACCGCGCTCGGGGAAATCATCTCCCGGGCAGAGCCCCCCGCCCCCGGCGACTTCGTCCTCTGCTCGCACGTCTTCTACTACATCGACCGCACCGAGTGGGCCGCAACCCTCCGCCGCCTTGCCAGCTGGGTTGCTCCCGGGGGCGTCCTGGCGATCGCCCTCCAACATCACGGGACCGACTGCATGCGGATGCTCCATCACTTCACGGGGCTAAGATTCGACCTCTCGTCCGTCGCCGAGAGCTTCGCCGGGGAGTTCGCGGACGAGTTCGACGTCCGGCACGATCTCGTGGAGGCCCACATCACGACGGACTCGCTGGAACCGGCCTACGAGATTGCCGTGTTCATGCTGAACCTGATCCCGCTTCCGTCGCCTCCTGCGCGGGATGACGTGAGAGAATACGTCGCTCGGCACTTCGCTCAGCCGGACGGGCAATATCGCTTCTCGTGCCACCAGCAGTTTGTCCGCGTTCAGCGCCGCGGTACGGCGCACTGA
- a CDS encoding cyclase family protein encodes MRLLVFAVFGSFFLGIRPADGQESIPSPFDSERTRLVDLSLPLNERTPVWPGERAAPFRLQTIDTLEKDGMLAKAFTMPEHMGTHIDAPNHFVADRPGVDGIAASQLFGPGVRIDMSLKGEQDADAMLTVDDLELWERRHGQIPKGTIVLLQTGWGRHVGNVDRYQNRDATGKLHFPGYSAEAADWLVRERDIRGIGIDTMSVDRGLSSKFEIHHVVLKAGRYALENVTNVEDLPATGFGVIVAPIKIENGSGGPTRIWATVAK; translated from the coding sequence ATGCGTCTGCTGGTTTTCGCCGTCTTCGGCTCATTTTTCCTCGGCATCCGCCCGGCCGATGGGCAGGAATCGATTCCTTCGCCGTTCGATTCTGAACGGACCCGTCTGGTGGACCTCAGCCTCCCTCTCAATGAGCGGACGCCGGTCTGGCCCGGGGAGCGGGCGGCTCCGTTTCGGTTGCAGACGATCGATACGCTCGAGAAGGACGGGATGCTCGCCAAGGCGTTCACGATGCCTGAGCACATGGGGACGCACATCGATGCCCCGAACCACTTCGTGGCGGACCGGCCGGGGGTCGATGGGATCGCGGCCTCGCAGCTCTTCGGTCCCGGGGTGCGGATCGATATGTCGCTGAAGGGGGAGCAGGACGCGGACGCGATGCTCACCGTGGACGATCTCGAGCTATGGGAGCGGCGGCATGGGCAGATCCCTAAAGGGACAATCGTCCTGCTCCAGACCGGCTGGGGACGGCATGTCGGGAACGTCGACCGCTACCAGAACCGGGATGCGACCGGAAAACTCCACTTTCCCGGCTACTCCGCGGAGGCGGCTGACTGGCTGGTCCGCGAACGCGATATCCGCGGGATCGGGATCGATACGATGAGCGTCGACCGGGGTCTCTCGTCGAAGTTCGAGATTCATCACGTTGTTCTCAAGGCGGGCCGCTACGCGCTTGAGAACGTCACGAACGTTGAAGACCTGCCGGCGACCGGCTTCGGTGTCATCGTCGCCCCGATCAAGATCGAGAATGGCTCCGGCGGGCCGACGCGCATCTGGGCGACCGTGGCGAAGTGA
- a CDS encoding DUF1559 domain-containing protein: MLRRRGFTLIELLVVIAIIAVLVAILLPAVQQAREAARRSTCTNNLKQFGIALHGYHEIHGMFPRMVQGPVVEGNAGNGWRSYSAHTMLLPLMDQSALYNQIIPLIDQNRRANDDGTVSAESILGLNSKRVAGFLCPSDSPPQDRVDWNNYAGCAGSNKGWGIGTTDQNGIFNQSVWVRIGDINDGTSNVIAFAEIVTTDQGGALGTPANLAKVREGNGISGANAAPDSYPTLTKATIDGWSAAAVAITTFNGNRVGEKWIRGQQSRTGFTTLLTPNSQTPNVTFHCAGCNYDGRGMHAARSKHAGGVMTMLADGSVKFFGEAIDWEVYQRYGSRLDGQSVPPIE; this comes from the coding sequence ATGTTGCGCCGACGTGGATTCACTCTGATCGAGCTGCTGGTGGTCATCGCCATCATCGCGGTTCTGGTCGCCATCCTGCTTCCTGCCGTTCAACAAGCCCGCGAAGCGGCCCGCCGTTCGACCTGCACCAACAACCTGAAGCAGTTCGGAATCGCCCTTCACGGCTACCACGAAATTCACGGGATGTTTCCCCGCATGGTGCAGGGGCCGGTGGTTGAAGGGAATGCCGGAAACGGCTGGCGATCCTACAGCGCACACACGATGCTGCTGCCGTTGATGGATCAGTCCGCACTCTACAACCAGATCATTCCCCTCATCGATCAGAATCGCCGGGCGAACGACGACGGAACGGTTAGCGCGGAATCGATTCTTGGATTGAACTCCAAGCGGGTGGCCGGCTTCCTCTGCCCCTCGGACAGCCCCCCGCAGGATCGCGTGGATTGGAACAACTACGCCGGATGCGCTGGTTCGAACAAGGGCTGGGGGATCGGGACCACGGACCAGAACGGGATCTTCAACCAGTCGGTCTGGGTCCGGATCGGCGACATCAATGACGGCACGAGCAACGTGATCGCCTTCGCCGAAATCGTCACGACCGATCAGGGGGGAGCACTGGGAACGCCTGCCAATCTGGCGAAAGTCCGGGAAGGGAACGGGATCTCCGGTGCCAACGCCGCTCCGGACTCCTATCCCACCCTTACGAAGGCCACGATCGACGGCTGGTCGGCGGCTGCGGTTGCGATCACGACCTTCAACGGCAACCGGGTGGGCGAGAAGTGGATCCGGGGCCAACAGTCTCGAACCGGCTTCACGACTCTGTTGACGCCGAATTCACAGACGCCGAACGTGACATTCCATTGTGCGGGATGCAACTACGATGGTCGCGGCATGCACGCGGCCCGCAGCAAGCACGCCGGCGGCGTCATGACGATGCTGGCCGACGGATCGGTCAAGTTCTTCGGCGAAGCGATCGACTGGGAAGTCTACCAGCGATACGGCTCGCGACTGGACGGGCAGAGCGTCCCGCCGATCGAATAG
- a CDS encoding alpha/beta hydrolase, producing MPTLDPAADPAIDFRIRDFLKELNSSGGKPMEKMSPAEARAVLVSAQSSVAVELPPCDVSRASFDHEGQSVELTVVRPAGVKSTLPVFMFFHGGGWVLGDFPTHERFVRDLVAGSGAAAVFVNYTPSPEARFPVAINQAYAATKWVAESGQTLNLDGRRLAVVGNSVGGNMAAVVALMAKALGGPEIRLQVLMWPVTDASFETGSYHQYAEGRFLTRNMMMWFWDHYTTDPEERATSYASPLRAAPDELRGLPPALIQVAEHDVLRDEGEAYARKLNDAGVDVTVVRYDGMIHDWGLLNPLATIPAVRASLRQVATELRHHLQ from the coding sequence ATGCCAACCCTGGACCCCGCCGCTGACCCGGCGATCGACTTTCGGATTCGTGACTTCCTCAAGGAACTGAACTCCAGCGGAGGGAAACCGATGGAGAAGATGTCGCCCGCTGAGGCCCGCGCGGTCCTTGTCTCCGCGCAGTCCTCCGTGGCGGTGGAACTGCCACCGTGCGACGTTTCCCGGGCGTCATTCGATCACGAGGGGCAGAGCGTCGAACTCACGGTCGTGCGGCCGGCGGGGGTGAAATCGACGCTCCCCGTGTTCATGTTCTTCCACGGGGGAGGCTGGGTCCTGGGGGACTTCCCGACGCACGAACGCTTCGTCCGGGACCTGGTGGCCGGTTCCGGGGCGGCGGCGGTCTTCGTGAACTACACTCCGTCGCCGGAAGCCCGGTTTCCCGTCGCCATCAACCAGGCCTACGCGGCCACGAAGTGGGTTGCCGAGTCCGGCCAGACCCTGAACCTGGACGGCCGGCGGCTGGCGGTCGTCGGGAACAGCGTCGGCGGCAACATGGCGGCGGTTGTCGCTCTCATGGCCAAAGCGCTGGGCGGTCCGGAGATCCGGCTGCAGGTCCTGATGTGGCCCGTCACCGACGCCAGCTTCGAGACCGGCTCGTACCACCAGTATGCCGAGGGACGGTTCCTGACCCGGAACATGATGATGTGGTTCTGGGATCACTACACGACCGATCCCGAGGAACGCGCCACGAGCTACGCGTCGCCCCTCCGAGCCGCCCCGGACGAACTGCGAGGGCTGCCGCCGGCGCTCATTCAGGTCGCGGAGCACGACGTTCTCCGCGACGAAGGAGAGGCGTATGCCCGCAAGCTGAACGACGCCGGTGTCGATGTGACGGTCGTCCGCTACGACGGGATGATTCACGACTGGGGGCTGCTGAATCCGCTTGCCACCATCCCCGCCGTTCGGGCGTCCCTGCGGCAGGTCGCGACGGAACTGAGGCATCACCTGCAGTAG